TACTGTATAGAGCATCGTGGTTTCAGATCCTGTAAATAAGACCTGTTCTGCATCCAACGGCCAGTCATGAAGACACGCCATACAAGTTAACGACAGAGTTGGCGCGAACTCCACTGTAAAGCCTCCTCACGTTCTTTGAGGTATTTAGCTACTTCTGATGTCGTCTCAAGAACAGCAGTTAAAGTTTTAAAACTCGGTTCATCGCGAAAATAAAATGCATCTGAAATTAATTTTTCTGCAAGCAATTCTAAGTCAGGTGCTTCTGTAAAAATCATTTCATCACCTTCCCCATTTTGTAAGTCATAGATCGAACACCTATACAAAGTATTTGCTGACTTTGCCAAAAATATACCGAGTGACACTATAAAAAGGAAACAAAATCGCAGTATAATACATCATCAGTATCCATATGGGCGGTTTTGTAAAATGAAGTGAGAGAGGGTACGCCCGCATAGCAAGTATTTGTGTACTCAATATATGCGCAACTTGTGCTATCTCAGGTTCTATAGGCACCATCATACGCGGATCGATACAGGCGATCGTACATAATACAAATGAGATAGGTATTACCCACTCCAATAGGGGATACAAAAAAAGATTAATTAACAATGAAAAATACGGTAATTGCCCAAATTCCTCCGCAACAAGCGGCATGATACCGATTTGTCCAGCGATCCCTCGACTAACGACATGTCGCACAGAAGGCCATGTAATCACACGACCGATGTATATATGGACCTTTCTTGGCAGTAGCGCTAGTGTCGTGGCTGCACCGTAGGATAATACGACACCTGGATCAACCAACAAATGTGGCTCTATGAGCGTAATCCAGACGAGTGACACCGCATTTGCAGTGAAACGATCATAAGGTCTTTTCATTGCAACAGCTGAAAGTTCGTATCCATAAACAATCCCAGCGCGCACAGCAGGTGGTGCAAATCCTGTGCAAAACACGAGCATGACCGTACTACATATTGCAATTGGATACCACCATGCAGAGATTTTTAGCCATTTCTGCAACCTGGTTACTACAGGAGCTATCGTCATTCGAATCGTAGCTCCCGATGCTACAAAAGCGTGTATAATACCAAGTGATGTGAAGACTTGCAACACTTGCCGATTCATTTCTGTGCGGTCCCCAATGGCAAAGGATAATAAAAAAGTGCTTGCAACTTGTCCATAACTAGCATCCACACGAGACTTAATCCATCCCAGCAATTGACCCTGTAATGCATCCACATCCCAAAATGGCCGTGCACCACCTCTCATCAAGGATACGCTGTATTGCGATGAATCTCCGAGTAGCATGATCCCCTTACGCAAAAGTGCTATAGCAAATGGTCCCTTTGGCACTCGTTTCACTCGCATAAAAAGACTGATCACTGCCCCTGCATGTAGCTCGTTGATCTGTGAATAATACTCTGCAATGGTATGACTTTGTGATACTCCACCAGGAGTTGCATGACGACGAATAGACCCATCATATATTTGCACCCACACGATCGGTTGATTGGGTAGCTGTTGTAAACCAGACATTGTATACACTGCCAACACTCTGCACGGCATCTGTAATGATTTTGGAGTGCT
The genomic region above belongs to Sulfoacidibacillus ferrooxidans and contains:
- a CDS encoding ComEC/Rec2 family competence protein, translating into MYRIIAYLSLAFCLGALLDVWDRDFMVYMSVLIGISMVLLLQISVLFMNKGNVVTIYTRKISKLLIVWRQWSLGPTLLLCVALLLCMAIGTATAHDEQSSRRIAAYSLLTLAASHTGEINAVVSIVGEIESTPKSLQMPCRVLAVYTMSGLQQLPNQPIVWVQIYDGSIRRHATPGGVSQSHTIAEYYSQINELHAGAVISLFMRVKRVPKGPFAIALLRKGIMLLGDSSQYSVSLMRGGARPFWDVDALQGQLLGWIKSRVDASYGQVASTFLLSFAIGDRTEMNRQVLQVFTSLGIIHAFVASGATIRMTIAPVVTRLQKWLKISAWWYPIAICSTVMLVFCTGFAPPAVRAGIVYGYELSAVAMKRPYDRFTANAVSLVWITLIEPHLLVDPGVVLSYGAATTLALLPRKVHIYIGRVITWPSVRHVVSRGIAGQIGIMPLVAEEFGQLPYFSLLINLFLYPLLEWVIPISFVLCTIACIDPRMMVPIEPEIAQVAHILSTQILAMRAYPLSLHFTKPPIWILMMYYTAILFPFYSVTRYIFGKVSKYFV